The DNA window GCAACCCGGCCGGGGCAACGGCCACGATCCCCATCTGGAACTCCGGCGATGGCAACGCGCGGGAGGTCCGGATCTGCGCGGACTTCAGCCCGTTTACGGTGGCAAGCGTGGTCGAGCCCGCAACCTACGAGGGGGGGTGTTTCCGCATCCCCGACCTCGCCCCAGAAGAGGCGTTCGAGCTCCAGTTTAACCTCGTGTACTTTGGGGACTGGTGCACTGCCCCGGAGCGTCGGGACGTGTTCTACCAGCCTGTATACCGGAACGACTGCGGGGAGGAGTTCCTCCCGCCGGTGGGCTTCTTCTCCACGTGCTTCACCTGCTACGCCCCGGACGGGCCGCCGACCCTGTCCCTCTCCCTCACCGGGCTTCGGGAGGTCCACATCTGCCAGGACGTGGCCTACCAGGTGACGGCTGGGTTCTCCGGGCTCTCCTCCTGCGGGGGTGGATCCCAGACCGACATCACGGTCGTCGTGACCGTCCCCGCGGGGTTCACGGTGGAGGACGCCGGGGGAGGGTTGTGGACCCCCGGCTCCGGCGGAACGGGCGGGACGATCACGTGGACCTTCCCCCCTGGGTCGTCCCTCGATACCCCGATTGTTCTCCGTCCGCCGGGCGCATCCCGGTGCGGGACCCTGGCCACGCTCTCGGCCACCGCGAGCGCCACCGACTGCTGCGGCTGCCCCCTCTCCGCGTCCCAGTCGGTCCCCATCGCCATCGAGTGCCGGACCCTCGTGGGGAGCACCAAGGTCGCCGTCCCCCCCGCCCAGGAGAAGTGCGGCCGGATCACGTACACGAACACGTACACGTTTGCCGACAGCGCCCTCCTGGACGAAGTCTCGTTTGACGAGCTTGCGTTCGAGGAGAGCGCGGCGAACAGTCAGGCCTACGTCCCGGGTTCCCTCGCCATCACCGTGGACGGCAACCCCGCGAGCCCTCTCCTCTTCGTGGACACGACGCCGGGGGGAACCCTCGAGATCAGAGGGATCGACTACCCAGGCTCGGTGCGAAACACGGTTCTTGTGATCTCCTACACGTTGGAGATCACCCCCGCCGCGCAGCCCCAAGCGTGCCCAGGGAGCTATGGGTTCTACTCCTGGTCCACGCTCAACCTCGGGCCGGACTGCCGGGACGAGGACGAGTGCACGGAGTACTGCACGAAGGCGGAGGCGCTCTGGGTGACGGCGGAGACGCCGTCCATGGAGGTGGGGCTGAGTGGGCTTCCGGACCTTGCAGACCCGTGCGGCACCTACACGGTGACCCTCACCCTCACCAAGACCTCGACCTACGATCCCCACGACGTCGTCCTCCAGCTTGAAAACCTCAACTACTATATCGTGGACCTCGCCTCGGTCGCCTGCAGTGGCGACGTCGCTCCCGAGAACTGCACCCCGCTGGATTACGGAAGCTACTACGAGTGGACGTACGGGGAGGCCTTTGCCCAGAAGCCCGCGGGTGCCCGCTCGGTGCTCACGTTCCAGGTGCGGAAGCGGTGCGGTCCGGGGCTGGCCCTTTCCGCCGCCGCGTTGTACCAGGACGCCTGCGGGGGAGGGTGCCAGGCCTCCGCCGCGGACGCCCCCCTCCTCCTCCGGTCGCCGAACCTGTTCGTGTACAAGACCCCCGAGGTCTACTACGC is part of the Candidatus Acetothermia bacterium genome and encodes:
- a CDS encoding DUF11 domain-containing protein, with amino-acid sequence VACTGLENRLDARFGCDDGSVCYDTALQGGTARASIRLLLGQPLLEITPAEIRVPYCNPAGATATIPIWNSGDGNAREVRICADFSPFTVASVVEPATYEGGCFRIPDLAPEEAFELQFNLVYFGDWCTAPERRDVFYQPVYRNDCGEEFLPPVGFFSTCFTCYAPDGPPTLSLSLTGLREVHICQDVAYQVTAGFSGLSSCGGGSQTDITVVVTVPAGFTVEDAGGGLWTPGSGGTGGTITWTFPPGSSLDTPIVLRPPGASRCGTLATLSATASATDCCGCPLSASQSVPIAIECRTLVGSTKVAVPPAQEKCGRITYTNTYTFADSALLDEVSFDELAFEESAANSQAYVPGSLAITVDGNPASPLLFVDTTPGGTLEIRGIDYPGSVRNTVLVISYTLEITPAAQPQACPGSYGFYSWSTLNLGPDCRDEDECTEYCTKAEALWVTAETPSMEVGLSGLPDLADPCGTYTVTLTLTKTSTYDPHDVVLQLENLNYYIVDLASVACSGDVAPENCTPLDYGSYYEWTYGEAFAQKPAGARSVLTFQVRKRCGPGLALSAAALYQDACGGGCQASAADAPLLLRSPNLFVYKTPEVYYATTNTQLWTIYLVNSGSGWAYDVWVDDILGSGLAYVSSSVAPATGVTTYPNEDHLGNPVNGVSWRIAAMYPGEQRVITLTTRLVSCSDLWNEVWTSLGCGGEDCLPPVGDSSTVRIPTTQLAATSSTASPIA